From a region of the Desmodus rotundus isolate HL8 chromosome 7, HLdesRot8A.1, whole genome shotgun sequence genome:
- the DORIP1 gene encoding uncharacterized protein C14orf28 homolog, with amino-acid sequence MKTLFEEIKASIKNNYNQDRSFWRPVLPWGGVFTIKAGRKAVSCTPLYVEIRLKNTCTIDGFLMLLYVILHENENFPRELSLHLGREFVDCFLYLMDTCSFTTVKLLWIWDKMEKQQYKSEVYKASLIIDLFGNEHDNFTKNLENLMSTIQESYCSNWRCPTRVQEDQQRTININPPQEIPHGNLIRLAVDELFCSRIELCEERGCGGLREFSPRVFCHGAPPFVVLNMQHWKSEDLAYVPYHLDLSDHKYLLEGATLFNKEEHHYSAAFQIDGHWMHYDGLRNVNLILLNKPPEFLLLSSLVYIRATEK; translated from the exons atGAAGACACTGTTTGAAGAGATCAAAGcatcaattaaaaataactataaccaAGATCGCTCATTTTGGAGGCCTGTTCTTCCTTGGGGCGGTGTTTTTACTATCAAAGCTGGCCGCAAAGCAGTGTCCTGTACCCCACTCTATGTTGAAATAAGACTGAAAAATACCTGCACCATAGACGGCTTCTTAATGCTACTCTATGTCAttcttcatgaaaatgaaaatttcccCAGAGAACTCTCTCTTCACTTAGGTAGAGAGTTTGTagactgttttctttatttaatggATACCTGTAGTTTTACAACTGTGAAGCTACTTTGGATTTGGGACAAGATGGAAAAACAGCAATATAAATCTGAAGTTTATAAAGCTTCATTAATAATTGATTTGTTTGGGAATGAACATGATAACTTCACAAAAAATCTCGAAAATCTCATGTCTACCATACAAGAGAGTTACTGTTCCAACTGGCGATGCCCGACTCGCGTGCAGGAAGATCAGCAGCGCACAATTAATATAAA TCCTCCCCAAGAAATTCCACATGGAAACCTGATAAGACTGGCCGTCGATGAATTATTCTGTTCCCGGATCGAATTGTGTGAAGAACGTGG GTGCGGTGGTTTAAGAGAATTCTCCCCACGAGTTTTCTGCCATGGGGCCCCCCCTTTTGTTGTCTTAAATATGCAGCATTGGAAATCTGAAGATCTGGCATATGTTCCCTATCACTTGGACTTATCTGATCACAA GTATTTGTTGGAAGGTGCCACATTATTTAACAAAGAGGAACATCATTATTCTGCAGCTTTCCAGATTGATGGACATTGGATGCACTATGATGGCCTCAGAAATGTGAATTTAATTTTGCTAAATAAACCCCCAGAGTTTCTCCTGTTGTCATCATTGGTTTATATTCgagcaacagaaaaataa